TATGGCCCAGGTAGGTAGTCTCACGGGTAACGCCTCCCAGTGTCAGGACGGGAccagggttcgggggttttctcggcctGTGTGAGAAGGTCTTCTTCTTAAATGTAATGCCGCGGGGGCAGCTTGCCCCCcgcaggtcgagtttttttttatatggGTGCACTGTTCAATGTCTTGTAAGCTGAGCTAATAGAGATATAGCTAGCTTTAAAAAGGATTTTGCATTCTGTTGTTAAAATGTATTCTATGTTTTATTAGCAATCTTTTTGCCTATATTTTGGGCTACCTCCCATGCTTCCAGTCATGGCGAGCCCCCAATTTTTTATACATTCAAAAAAGGAATTTATTCCTGCTATTCTTCTGGTAATTAATTTCAGTATTCTATGTACATCTTAACTGTGCATGTTTTTTTTAACAGATGTAACATTGTCACATTCTGCACAAATTGGTGCAAGTTCTGTTGTTGGCAGTGCGACAAGCATTGGAGACCACTGCAAAGTATTAAATTCAGTTATTGGGGAGGGCTGCAAgattgggaaaaatgttttgATTAACGGCTCATATGTATGGGACAATGTCATAATTGAAGATGGATGCAAAGTTAGCAACTCCTTAGTCTGTGATGGTGTCCATTTAAAAGCAGGTGCTATTGTTGAACCTGGTTGCGTATTGTCATTTAATGTAAGTTGCTATAGTATTGACATTACCATTCCAGATGCTTTCCTCCAGTGACAAGATGCAATCCTGTATTCCTGCTATGTTGAGTGCGTCctgaacttgtttttgtatCATTCAGGTTGAAGTTGGAAAGAATGTTGTCGTTCCTGCTCACTCAAAAGTTTCATTACTTCCTCAGCCTTCAAAtgaagatagtgatgaagaaCTTGAGTATGCTGACACCAACTCTGGAGTTACAGAGAGTACACGTTAGTCTGCAGACCCTAAAACTGTATTTGCTATTCATGTTAGactattcatttttttttcttggaccttAACCTACATGTTCTACTTGGTGTACTGGGTTTCTTCTTTGCAGCCTTTTCCAGCATGAGGAGTAATGGCGACCAAGCAACTGTTCCTTCTGAAGAAGATGAGTCTGGAACATCCAAGGTATCCCTATATCCTTATCTGGCTCAGTGATTTAGTTTTGAACATTCATGAAATTAAGGTGTTGATCGTAGGGAACTATCTAGGTCAATGTTTTGCCATGATCTTTATAATCACTTGGGTTGTTTTTCATGACATCGTCAACTAGATTGGGACCTGTGGTGTTGTTGGTTACATATGGACAAGTGGCGATACTGGGATCCTAGAAGAATGGAGACAATCAATTGCCCCGATACCTAAAGAAAAACTTGAAGAGTTGCAGCATGCTGTGTCTGAAGATGATGGGTCAGAAGATGAATCCAACAATCCGACTCTACCAGATAAAGATGATTCTTCAGACATTGCGGTTGAGGATGATGATCCTTTTTCTAAGTTTGAGAAagaggttagttatgaatacaTGATTATGAAATATATACTTTTCTTGTTTCCCATTTTACTGAGTATTTTGCCCTGTTTAGGTGGAAGAGACATTCCAACGAGCTCTGGGTGGTGGTGTTAATCGAGATAATTTGATACTAGAGATTAATGGACTCAGGTGCAAGCTCTTTTCTCTCCTACCAGACACATGTAAAAACTGTCATATGCTAATGACCTATCTGGATAGGTGGCATTAGAAGTCTGGTTTGAACTTAGTATAATGTATGCCTTGAACAATCTTCCCTGTCCAGGCCCTAAGTATTGAAAATTATATGAACATGGCCAAGAAATCCCTTCAATATGCTTTGTCCTGGTAGTTAATTTAGCTTGCTGGCAATCTAAGAAGAGTAAAAGGGGCTTTGATAGCAGAAACTAATTTAGTTTATTTGAAACTGACAATGGTAGATTAACAATCTGTAGCCCACCTGTGAGCTTGCTCTTGCTGCCTTTAAAATTTTAAGCTCCACTTTATTGGGAATGAACTAGTTTTATTTATGGCGTACAGGTTCTCTTTAATTTCATTTCAGATGACTTTACTATTATTCTGTAATGGTTACATACTTACATTGGTAGATGCAGTTTTCCCATCCAAATCTTTTGCAATTTTCGTTAATTGACGATTAACGGTATGTTGCGTTGATACCATGCTTATTTTCAGGTTGGCTTATAGCCTTCAACATGCAGATTGTGCTGGAGCAGTGTTCTATTCTGTCATGAAGAGTGCATTAGTGGCTGCACAATCTACTAACGGTAAGCTTTTTATAGATGTTAGGAATATTATGAATCCATGTTGAGTGTAAAGTTGGGAATGGTGTGAATCTAGGAGAATATGTCCAGCTTACAAAAGATATTCTCCTCTTATCCACCGCGAAATCTTCGTAGGAAAATTATGTATTATTCGGGTACTTTGATTACCAAGCAGAAGCCAATTTGTTTCGGTTCTCACACTTATTCTTATGGCATTCGGAGCTGGCTGTGCTTCATGCACACATTAATGGCAACAAATCACAACATATATCCTATCTGTCCTCTTTCATGCATATACAAGTGTGCAACACCACTCACAAGTGCACAGATTGTAACTTGGTTCCTCATGACCTAAACCAACTAAACTCCATAAGTAATCCCACCCAGGACTCCAGATTACGGGTCCATATTTGCATGATCCATGTCAAACTTTTTAGTTCTCTGAGGCATGTTCCTTGTCCAGTGCAGCCCATTTTGCAAACTTGCACTATTAGGTCATCCATGTTATGTTATTACTTTCTCTGTTGAATTGAAGCTGAGCTCAAAGTGCTCTGTTGGGTGAAGAATCCAATCTTTTATACTTTTAGCTACCCTATTCCTAGTATTTTTTTCCTTCATACCTGTTTTTTATTCAGTCAATATCCACTCACTAGAATACTTTAATGGTTCTATTCAATGAAATTTCTGTTGTGGTCTTATATATGTTTTTCTTTGTGTTATAGTACTTTAGATATCTGATGGTGATTATCCAAAGCTCACTTTTCGCTGCTTTTCCACTCCTTTTTCAGATACTCTTCTAAAGACAACAGCCGAAGCACTTGGCAAATGGAAGGATCTTCTGCGTAATTATACTAAAACAATTGATGAAGAGGTATGATCCATTTTATTATTGACTAAATACCTTGAACTATAATTGAGTAAGATTTACTGAACATTTTCTGCACTGTTATGCTGAAAGACTAACACTATTAGTAATTTAATGATGTTTTTATTAACATGGTAGTAATAAGCTCATGCAATATTTCTGTTCATTCTTTGAGATTGTCATAGACCATGAAAAATAACTCCACTATCATCTTTTCCAATTATTCTGCCTTGCATTGCTGCTAGAGTTGCCTGGCTCACGTCTCTAGTGGCACATGGATTTTTAATTATGTATGCAGTTCTTAGCTTTAATATAGTTGATACATGAACTTAGAGGACTAGAGTCAATGCAGGCTCTCTTAATCATCCATTTGAACAACTCACATCTTTGATCTGACCATGTGCCCCTGC
This window of the Panicum virgatum strain AP13 chromosome 1K, P.virgatum_v5, whole genome shotgun sequence genome carries:
- the LOC120645987 gene encoding translation initiation factor eIF-2B subunit epsilon-like isoform X3 encodes the protein MSLKDALQEHMDRKKKDPLAVMTMILKHSKPSILTHQTRLGNDEIVMAIDPETKELLYYEDRADTSHLYVTIDKDILTNNSTLQLHNDMEDCYIDICSPEVLSLFTDNFDYQHLRRHFVKGLLVDDIMGYKLYTHELRSGYAARIDNFRSYDTVSKDVIQRWTYPMVPDVISNRDCSESRLHRQGIYKASDVTLSHSAQIGASSVVGSATSIGDHCKVLNSVIGEGCKIGKNVLINGSYVWDNVIIEDGCKVSNSLVCDGVHLKAGAIVEPGCVLSFNVEVGKNVVVPAHSKVSLLPQPSNEDSDEELEYADTNSGVTESTPFSSMRSNGDQATVPSEEDESGTSKIGTCGVVGYIWTSGDTGILEEWRQSIAPIPKEKLEELQHAVSEDDGSEDESNNPTLPDKDDSSDIAVEDDDPFSKFEKEVEETFQRALGGGVNRDNLILEINGLRLAYSLQHADCAGAVFYSVMKSALVAAQSTNDTLLKTTAEALGKWKDLLRNYTKTIDEEMEILLKFEEMCQETTKEFSPLFSEILPILYDKDVVSEDAIMRWAEEKEHADESDKVFVKQSEAFIQWLKEAEEEDDEEE